The following coding sequences lie in one bacterium genomic window:
- a CDS encoding NTP transferase domain-containing protein, which produces MKAIIPVAGVGERLKPFTHTTPKPLLSLAGKPIISHIIDWLLDQGVSELVLVIGYKGEQIRNYVTRKYNVPTYFVEQKELNGLGYAVYLALDYIGNEPFLIVLGDTIIEADLRDLLNSDVNHIGITKVRDPRRFGVVELDGRKIVGMEEKPEKPKSDWIIAGFYHILSRNRLKESIEYLIEHKILTRGEIQLTDALKLMLDSGEKFEGFVLTGWYDCGKPETLLETHRHLLEKNGNVTSLEGNIIIPPVYVADSAKVESSIVGPYVSIGENAQLERVVLRNSIVGDGAMLKNCILEDSILGNDSTFWGRPHRLNLGDSSKVELEWE; this is translated from the coding sequence ATGAAGGCCATAATACCAGTAGCGGGGGTTGGCGAAAGGCTTAAACCATTCACGCACACAACACCCAAGCCATTGCTTTCTTTAGCGGGGAAGCCGATTATAAGCCACATTATTGATTGGTTGCTTGACCAGGGAGTCAGTGAACTGGTGCTCGTTATAGGCTATAAAGGTGAGCAGATACGAAACTATGTAACCAGAAAATATAATGTTCCGACCTACTTTGTTGAGCAAAAAGAGCTTAACGGGCTTGGATATGCGGTTTATCTGGCACTTGACTACATAGGCAACGAGCCGTTCCTCATAGTGCTTGGTGATACCATCATTGAGGCTGATTTAAGGGACCTTTTGAACTCGGATGTCAACCATATCGGTATAACCAAAGTGCGCGACCCGAGAAGGTTCGGCGTGGTTGAACTCGACGGAAGGAAAATAGTGGGTATGGAAGAGAAGCCTGAGAAACCGAAGAGCGACTGGATTATTGCCGGGTTCTATCACATACTGAGCAGGAACAGGCTTAAAGAATCTATCGAATATCTTATAGAGCACAAAATTTTAACTCGAGGCGAAATTCAGCTTACGGACGCGTTGAAACTTATGCTTGATTCGGGTGAGAAATTTGAAGGGTTTGTGCTTACTGGTTGGTACGACTGCGGAAAACCGGAGACACTGCTCGAAACGCATCGCCATCTTCTCGAGAAAAACGGCAATGTAACCAGCCTTGAAGGAAACATAATAATTCCACCGGTTTATGTGGCTGATTCGGCAAAAGTCGAAAGCTCCATCGTTGGTCCTTATGTTTCTATAGGCGAAAACGCCCAGCTTGAACGAGTTGTCCTGAGGAACAGCATAGTCGGTGACGGTGCGATGCTTAAGAATTGCATTCTTGAGGACTCGATTTTAGGGAACGATTCGACATTCTGGGGCAGACCTCACAGACTTAATCTTGGCGACTCATCAAAAGTAGAGCTCGAGTGGGAGTAG
- a CDS encoding MoxR family ATPase, producing MEDEARAAEYLAHAADKIKEQIAKRIVGQERVIEELLIALLSGGHVLLIGVPGLAKTLMISTLAQALDLKFSRIQFTPDLMPSDITGTEILEQDKSTGERFFRFVKGPIFANIILADEINRTPPKTQAALLQAMQEHEVTAGDKTYKLDEPFFVLATQNPIEQEGTYPLPEAQLDRFMFNVNIDYPSYDEEVEIVKKTTGVLEFQIEPVLSADDIINLQTLVRRIPVSDRIVEYAVKIANSTRPSRTKLDFIKRYVRWGAGPRASQFMVLGAKTRAVLHGNLTPSLEDVRAVAPPVLRHRIITSFNAEAEGITTDDIIKMLLEEIRE from the coding sequence ATTGAGGACGAAGCGCGGGCAGCTGAATACTTGGCTCATGCAGCGGATAAAATCAAAGAGCAGATAGCAAAAAGGATAGTAGGTCAAGAGAGGGTTATAGAGGAGCTTTTGATAGCACTTCTTTCCGGAGGGCATGTTCTTTTAATCGGGGTTCCGGGGCTTGCTAAGACACTCATGATAAGCACACTGGCACAGGCGCTGGACCTTAAATTTTCGCGTATACAGTTTACCCCGGACCTCATGCCATCCGACATTACAGGCACCGAAATACTGGAACAGGACAAATCAACTGGTGAGCGCTTCTTCAGGTTCGTTAAAGGGCCGATTTTCGCAAACATTATCCTTGCAGACGAGATAAACAGAACACCACCTAAAACGCAAGCGGCTCTTCTTCAGGCAATGCAGGAGCATGAGGTTACCGCTGGCGACAAAACTTATAAGCTTGACGAACCGTTCTTCGTTCTGGCAACACAGAACCCTATTGAACAAGAGGGAACATATCCGCTTCCCGAGGCGCAGCTTGATAGATTTATGTTCAATGTTAACATAGATTATCCAAGCTATGATGAGGAAGTTGAGATAGTAAAGAAGACCACAGGTGTCCTTGAATTTCAAATAGAGCCTGTGCTTTCCGCCGACGATATAATAAACCTTCAGACACTCGTAAGGCGCATACCGGTTTCAGACAGGATAGTCGAATATGCTGTTAAGATTGCCAATTCCACGCGTCCTTCGCGGACTAAACTTGATTTCATAAAGCGCTATGTAAGGTGGGGCGCAGGTCCTCGCGCGAGCCAGTTTATGGTTCTCGGGGCAAAAACGAGAGCCGTGCTTCACGGGAACCTTACCCCGTCGCTCGAGGATGTTAGAGCAGTAGCACCGCCTGTTCTTAGACACAGGATAATAACATCGTTCAATGCCGAGGCTGAGGGAATTACCACAGACGACATAATTAAAATGCTTCTCGAGGAAATAAGAGAATAA